The following proteins come from a genomic window of Thalassoglobus sp. JC818:
- a CDS encoding cytochrome oxidase: protein MNRVGTIAQLLIVGLCILWSAVNLSAAESVEPFVAGFDRFAKSSRLPESTAGKLLLTELSCTACHLSFENDTAPKRGPDLKAVGSRVQAEWMKRFLSAPHDVKPGTTMPDVLHGLQPDEKANVVDPIVAFLQTQTEAFAKLKATGRNPVPHEFWSKGRSDVGQKLFHTIGCVACHEPDPEYSEGQNVSAQDQSLLKLIEGLTPEEIEELGLSHLAETVNSVPFGKLDEKYSHQSLAYFLMDTLKVRPSGRMPSFDLTPIEASHVVAFLMGDQPRETRAMTLPTVGTIELDDEALQVQIKQGREYFTQFGCANCHDVAESFEPRLGPALTALDFSAEESCLKSPTSKEVFFPLSDQQVAAVRNELQTLIGDQKEQVNSFPEAAWTMLQLNCFACHQRNGLGGVGPGRRGFFETVGNVDIGDEGKLPPPLTHTGAKLKSKWIESVLKGESSIRPYLTIQMPRFPSQTCAALPKAFHSEDKIALAENSGQPATDQSGFTEKQLQSAGRELFNTGCVQCHPLQSESLPSVVGVDLGSVTDRVHQDWFDQFLLNPIALKERTRMPSFFPNGVSSNQEILNGDVENQIAALWAYLGNVDQAGFPEKIVVARQQDFELFPKDRPVILRTFMESAGTHAIAVGFPENVHVAFDAEKVGLSEIWRGRFLDAHGTWFDRFTPPAVPLGQDRLGLSDVIEAVFVRKGSGRNGDRFEFEFEQRFLGYRLDENGVPTFRSELGDIIVEQRFEPTERNGLKQLIHLKSRNGAPIFEEFGMVLGPQMIPTLDDPRLFSDRKGMTVFVRSEAVMRVVTMNGPDRETVEDDSLNDQAEDEKSAGRSVLTSPIGNQLSLEVEYHW, encoded by the coding sequence ATGAATCGAGTCGGGACGATTGCACAACTCCTCATCGTTGGGCTTTGCATTCTGTGGAGTGCGGTCAACTTATCAGCGGCAGAGAGTGTCGAGCCATTTGTGGCTGGCTTTGATCGCTTTGCGAAATCGAGTCGACTTCCAGAATCCACAGCTGGGAAACTGCTCCTCACTGAGTTGAGTTGTACCGCTTGCCATCTCAGCTTTGAAAACGACACCGCTCCCAAGCGTGGCCCCGATTTGAAAGCAGTCGGAAGTCGTGTGCAAGCTGAATGGATGAAGCGTTTTCTATCGGCACCTCACGACGTCAAACCTGGCACGACCATGCCGGATGTCTTGCATGGATTGCAGCCTGACGAGAAGGCGAACGTCGTTGATCCAATCGTCGCGTTCCTGCAAACTCAAACTGAAGCCTTCGCCAAGCTCAAAGCGACGGGAAGAAATCCGGTTCCTCATGAATTCTGGAGTAAAGGTCGATCGGATGTCGGCCAGAAACTCTTTCATACGATTGGTTGTGTGGCGTGCCATGAACCAGACCCGGAGTACTCCGAGGGACAGAACGTCTCAGCTCAGGATCAGTCCCTCTTAAAGCTGATCGAAGGGCTCACACCAGAAGAGATCGAAGAACTCGGCCTGAGTCATCTCGCAGAGACTGTAAACTCTGTCCCTTTCGGAAAACTCGACGAAAAGTATTCCCACCAGTCTCTGGCTTACTTTCTGATGGACACACTGAAAGTGCGACCATCGGGTCGCATGCCGTCATTCGATCTGACACCGATCGAAGCTTCCCACGTTGTTGCGTTCCTGATGGGCGATCAGCCGCGAGAGACTCGGGCGATGACTCTCCCAACGGTCGGAACCATCGAGCTGGATGATGAGGCTCTGCAAGTTCAAATCAAACAGGGCCGTGAATACTTCACTCAGTTTGGATGTGCCAATTGTCATGATGTTGCCGAGTCATTTGAGCCAAGACTTGGACCAGCATTGACCGCACTCGATTTCAGTGCAGAAGAGAGCTGTTTGAAGTCTCCAACGTCCAAGGAAGTGTTCTTCCCGCTGAGCGATCAACAAGTTGCTGCGGTGCGCAATGAATTGCAGACGTTGATTGGTGACCAAAAAGAACAAGTCAATTCATTTCCAGAAGCTGCCTGGACGATGCTTCAACTCAATTGTTTTGCTTGCCACCAAAGAAACGGCTTGGGCGGAGTCGGTCCCGGTCGACGCGGGTTCTTCGAGACGGTCGGAAATGTGGACATTGGGGATGAAGGAAAACTTCCGCCGCCACTGACTCACACGGGGGCGAAGCTCAAGTCAAAATGGATTGAAAGCGTCCTGAAGGGCGAGAGTTCGATCCGTCCGTATCTCACTATCCAAATGCCAAGATTTCCTTCGCAAACTTGTGCAGCGCTGCCCAAAGCATTCCATTCAGAAGACAAGATTGCTCTCGCAGAAAACAGTGGGCAGCCAGCGACAGATCAGTCAGGATTCACCGAAAAGCAACTGCAATCGGCGGGGCGCGAATTGTTCAACACGGGGTGCGTCCAGTGTCATCCGCTTCAGTCGGAGAGCTTACCGAGTGTCGTTGGTGTTGATCTGGGGAGCGTCACGGACCGTGTGCATCAAGACTGGTTCGATCAGTTTCTACTCAATCCGATTGCGCTCAAAGAGCGAACTCGAATGCCGTCGTTTTTCCCGAACGGAGTGAGTTCGAATCAAGAGATTCTAAACGGAGATGTCGAAAATCAAATCGCTGCGCTTTGGGCGTATCTGGGCAATGTCGATCAGGCAGGTTTTCCAGAGAAAATCGTCGTCGCCAGGCAGCAGGACTTCGAACTCTTCCCCAAGGACCGTCCGGTGATTCTGCGGACGTTCATGGAGAGTGCCGGGACGCACGCCATTGCTGTCGGATTTCCTGAGAACGTGCATGTGGCATTCGATGCTGAGAAGGTTGGCCTCTCTGAAATTTGGAGAGGTCGATTTCTGGATGCCCATGGAACGTGGTTCGATCGGTTTACTCCTCCTGCAGTCCCCCTCGGTCAGGATCGTCTCGGCCTGTCTGATGTCATTGAGGCTGTCTTCGTTCGAAAGGGATCAGGTCGGAACGGTGACCGGTTTGAGTTCGAGTTCGAACAGAGATTCCTTGGATATCGACTCGACGAGAACGGAGTACCGACGTTTCGTTCCGAATTGGGGGACATCATTGTTGAACAGAGATTCGAGCCGACGGAACGAAATGGATTGAAACAACTCATCCACTTGAAGTCGCGAAACGGGGCCCCGATTTTCGAAGAGTTCGGAATGGTTCTGGGACCCCAAATGATACCGACACTCGATGATCCTCGTCTGTTCTCAGACAGGAAGGGGATGACGGTCTTCGTTAGGAGCGAGGCGGTCATGCGTGTTGTCACGATGAATGGTCCTGATCGTGAAACGGTCGAGGACGATTCATTGAACGATCAAGCGGAGGACGAGAAGTCAGCAGGGCGAAGTGTTCTCACTTCGCCAATCGGCAACCAACTTTCTCTTGAAGTGGAGTATCACTGGTAA
- a CDS encoding FliA/WhiG family RNA polymerase sigma factor yields the protein MTTKVKDDIQAVWTEYKKDQMNQVLRNKLMVHYFPLVRFNADRVWAKLPDGVDLNDLISAGVFGLMDAIEAFDLERGVKFETYCVPRIRGAMLDELRTMDWVPRLVRSKASKLEAARKTLEARHGRPPTDVELAAEMELSIDEFDKLKTEANAVNLVSLNKKWYETDSYKDVSEVDVIEDSKGEDPTLGIQKRDVMKLVTKGLNRNERLIIILYYYEELTMKDIGQTLGLSESRVSQMHSSIVTRLKDQLRRRRPEFA from the coding sequence ATGACCACGAAGGTCAAAGACGACATTCAGGCCGTATGGACTGAATACAAGAAAGATCAGATGAATCAGGTGCTTAGAAATAAGCTCATGGTTCACTATTTCCCCCTTGTGCGATTCAACGCTGACCGCGTTTGGGCCAAGTTGCCTGATGGGGTGGACCTGAACGATTTGATTTCCGCCGGTGTGTTCGGATTGATGGATGCTATCGAAGCATTCGATCTAGAACGCGGTGTGAAGTTCGAAACGTACTGCGTTCCCCGTATTCGTGGTGCGATGTTGGACGAACTGCGGACGATGGACTGGGTTCCCCGTCTCGTTCGAAGCAAGGCCAGCAAACTCGAGGCTGCCCGCAAAACGCTGGAAGCCCGCCATGGTCGACCACCAACAGACGTCGAACTCGCTGCGGAAATGGAATTGTCGATTGATGAATTCGACAAGCTCAAGACCGAAGCGAATGCCGTCAATCTCGTGAGCCTCAATAAGAAGTGGTACGAGACAGACAGCTACAAAGACGTCAGCGAAGTCGACGTGATCGAAGATTCGAAGGGTGAAGATCCGACGCTCGGGATTCAAAAGCGTGACGTGATGAAACTCGTCACCAAAGGTTTGAATCGCAACGAGCGATTGATCATCATTCTTTACTACTACGAAGAGCTGACGATGAAAGACATCGGCCAGACTCTCGGGCTCTCTGAGAGTCGCGTCAGTCAGATGCATTCAAGCATCGTGACTCGCCTCAAAGATCAGTTGCGGCGTCGCCGCCCTGAATTCGCTTAA
- a CDS encoding ABC transporter ATP-binding protein: MDSFQRLFKYVWPFRRQLLVSIMLGVVVAILWGANLSFAFPVIKVLLERKNLHDYVAEQIDHADQDVRTAETAVARHDKTVQELERTNVPPTAPEYVNALKSRAEANEDLAEARSDHFQMQRLQAVVMPFVPQNEFQTLFWLLAIVLAATAFKGFLVFLQEVLVGRIAERTVMAIRKDLLSKVLKMDYQFLSHQGTSGLMSRFTYDGEQLSQGIVLLGGRLIREPLKCLSCMFLALYINWRLTLLSIFFFPLLGLFLYKFGDLLKKASRRMMESMSQIYKVLEESFSGLKAIIAFNNQSRHEQQFSQQYEKYFNKAMKVVRIDAAAKPMLELLGLAAMFVAVFPGAYLVLRGKEHIYGIRLSSDVMSSAELATLYFVLVGMLDPCRKMSSGFSKLKKSAAALDRILMVIDRESQIVDPATPSPTQRHCESIRFEDVSFRYESKDAKAQRGLALEHVDLDVKFGEVIAIVGQNGCGKSTLVNLLPRFYDPENGQVLIDDTPLTEMSLSDLRDQIGFVTQETMLFDDSIFENIRYGSPNATRTQVENAARRAHVLEIIQALPQGFETVIGDKGKELSGGQRQRIALARAILKDPAILILDEATSAADAESESLIHETLNSFVKGRTTFLISHTISNSLLKFVTRIVVMERGHVIASGTHEQLLETCLVYKRLYNSPARVIGKVA, translated from the coding sequence GTGGACAGTTTTCAACGCCTTTTCAAATACGTCTGGCCATTTCGCCGACAGCTCCTTGTCTCAATCATGCTGGGCGTCGTGGTAGCAATTCTCTGGGGAGCAAATCTTTCCTTTGCTTTCCCAGTTATCAAGGTCCTGCTCGAGCGAAAAAATTTGCACGACTACGTTGCTGAGCAGATCGATCACGCCGACCAAGACGTTCGCACTGCGGAGACGGCAGTCGCTCGACACGATAAGACCGTTCAAGAACTCGAGCGAACGAATGTTCCTCCGACTGCTCCTGAATATGTCAACGCTTTGAAATCTCGAGCAGAGGCCAACGAAGACCTCGCCGAAGCGCGAAGCGATCATTTTCAAATGCAGCGGCTTCAAGCGGTGGTCATGCCGTTTGTCCCGCAGAACGAATTTCAGACACTGTTCTGGCTGCTGGCGATTGTCCTGGCTGCAACGGCCTTCAAAGGTTTTCTCGTCTTCCTGCAGGAAGTTCTGGTCGGCCGAATTGCTGAACGAACTGTGATGGCGATTCGAAAAGACTTGCTGAGCAAAGTCTTGAAGATGGACTATCAGTTCTTGTCTCATCAGGGAACAAGTGGGTTGATGTCGCGATTCACTTACGATGGCGAACAGCTGTCGCAAGGGATCGTCCTCCTCGGCGGCCGGCTGATTCGGGAACCATTGAAGTGCCTTTCGTGCATGTTCCTGGCACTTTACATCAACTGGCGATTGACGCTTCTCTCAATCTTCTTCTTCCCGCTGCTTGGATTGTTCCTCTACAAGTTTGGAGACCTGCTCAAGAAAGCGAGTCGTCGAATGATGGAGAGCATGTCGCAGATCTACAAAGTCCTCGAAGAGTCCTTCTCCGGCCTGAAAGCCATCATCGCCTTCAATAATCAGTCACGTCACGAACAGCAGTTCAGCCAGCAATATGAGAAGTACTTCAACAAAGCGATGAAGGTCGTTCGCATCGATGCTGCCGCGAAACCAATGCTCGAACTCCTCGGACTCGCCGCCATGTTTGTGGCTGTCTTTCCCGGAGCCTATCTCGTTCTACGAGGTAAAGAGCACATCTATGGAATCCGACTCTCGTCTGATGTGATGAGTTCCGCGGAGTTAGCCACCTTATATTTCGTCCTCGTCGGGATGCTCGATCCGTGTCGCAAGATGTCATCTGGATTTTCGAAGCTGAAGAAGAGCGCCGCCGCTCTCGATCGCATCCTCATGGTCATCGACCGCGAAAGCCAAATTGTCGATCCTGCTACGCCGAGTCCGACTCAACGGCACTGCGAATCAATCCGTTTCGAAGACGTCTCGTTCCGATACGAATCGAAAGACGCGAAAGCCCAGCGAGGGTTGGCACTCGAACACGTTGATCTCGATGTGAAGTTCGGTGAAGTCATTGCCATTGTCGGTCAAAACGGGTGCGGAAAGTCGACGCTCGTGAACCTGCTGCCGCGATTCTACGATCCGGAGAACGGGCAAGTTCTGATCGATGACACGCCACTCACTGAGATGTCGCTTTCCGATCTGCGAGATCAAATCGGATTCGTGACCCAGGAGACCATGCTGTTCGACGACAGCATCTTCGAAAACATTCGTTACGGCAGCCCCAACGCGACACGAACGCAAGTTGAAAACGCAGCACGCCGGGCACACGTTCTCGAAATCATTCAGGCCCTGCCTCAAGGATTCGAAACCGTCATTGGAGACAAAGGCAAAGAACTTTCCGGCGGGCAGCGTCAACGCATCGCGCTCGCGCGAGCAATCCTCAAAGATCCGGCGATTCTGATCCTTGACGAAGCCACTTCTGCAGCAGATGCGGAAAGCGAATCACTGATTCACGAGACGTTAAATTCATTTGTCAAAGGCCGAACAACGTTCCTGATTTCTCACACGATCTCAAACAGCCTCTTGAAATTCGTGACGCGAATCGTCGTCATGGAACGAGGCCATGTTATCGCGTCAGGAACGCACGAACAGCTTCTGGAAACGTGTCTCGTCTACAAACGGCTCTACAACTCTCCTGCCCGTGTGATTGGCAAAGTCGCATGA
- a CDS encoding sigma-54 dependent transcriptional regulator, whose product MTQSAAQRHILIVEDEDIIRNTLAEFLEAEGFDVTQAASVTEGLNKAREQDYQVAICDIQLPDGDGIKLMRQMHKLNPSLFVLIITAYGTVESAVDAFKGGAFDYLTKPVIFDDLSHKLKRVFEYRDLYLENQKLRRELEQPHRFDQIVGSSEPLKALQDSIAKISVTNSNVLLVGESGTGKELFARAIHSAGPMKDEKFLAVNCGARPVELLEAEIFGSDAPGASQPGILRISASGTVFLDEVARLPMGTQLKLLRAIEYEESMPSGGSETYQVNCRIITSTSEDLLRLVGEENFQEDLFYRLDGVKIRIPPLRERLDDIPELVDHFIAKHSKALRKRAVSATSETIRLLMAAQWKGNVRQLDNAIERAVIMCDGTTIEPHDLPPDLLGMGQPLPDTDDLRSALRHYERLHITRVLRQWPDKREAAKRLKLGLSSLYRKIEELSIELG is encoded by the coding sequence GTGACCCAGTCCGCTGCGCAGAGACACATCCTCATTGTCGAAGATGAGGACATCATTAGAAATACACTCGCTGAATTCCTCGAGGCAGAGGGATTCGACGTCACGCAAGCTGCTTCGGTCACGGAAGGACTGAACAAAGCCCGCGAGCAAGATTATCAGGTCGCGATCTGTGACATTCAGCTTCCGGACGGCGATGGCATCAAGCTGATGCGGCAGATGCACAAACTCAATCCGTCGCTGTTCGTGTTGATCATCACCGCTTACGGAACCGTTGAGTCGGCCGTCGACGCATTCAAGGGTGGTGCTTTCGACTACCTGACGAAGCCGGTCATCTTTGATGACCTGTCTCACAAGTTGAAAAGAGTATTTGAGTATCGCGATCTTTATCTGGAAAATCAGAAGCTTCGACGCGAACTCGAACAGCCTCATCGATTTGATCAGATCGTTGGTTCAAGCGAACCGCTCAAGGCACTTCAAGATTCGATCGCCAAGATCTCGGTAACGAACTCGAATGTTCTTCTCGTTGGTGAATCCGGCACAGGCAAAGAACTGTTCGCAAGAGCCATTCACTCTGCCGGCCCAATGAAGGATGAAAAATTCCTGGCCGTCAATTGCGGAGCACGACCGGTCGAACTTCTCGAAGCAGAGATCTTCGGTTCTGATGCCCCAGGTGCTTCTCAACCCGGGATTCTACGAATTTCGGCCAGCGGGACAGTGTTTCTCGATGAAGTCGCCCGACTCCCAATGGGGACACAACTAAAGTTGCTCCGAGCGATCGAGTACGAAGAAAGCATGCCGAGCGGAGGTTCGGAGACATATCAAGTCAACTGTCGAATCATCACCTCAACCAGCGAAGACCTGTTGCGACTCGTCGGCGAAGAGAACTTTCAGGAAGATCTCTTTTACCGACTCGACGGAGTCAAGATTCGGATTCCGCCACTTCGCGAGCGACTCGACGATATCCCGGAACTGGTCGATCACTTCATCGCAAAGCACTCCAAAGCATTGCGAAAACGCGCCGTCAGCGCAACCAGTGAAACGATTCGACTTCTCATGGCTGCCCAATGGAAGGGGAACGTTCGCCAGCTTGACAATGCCATCGAACGTGCGGTCATCATGTGCGACGGAACGACGATTGAACCACACGATTTACCTCCGGATCTTCTCGGAATGGGGCAACCGCTTCCGGACACAGACGACCTGCGAAGTGCACTTCGGCATTACGAACGCCTGCACATTACTCGCGTCTTACGGCAATGGCCGGACAAACGCGAAGCTGCGAAACGGCTTAAGCTCGGCCTTTCGAGCCTGTATCGAAAGATTGAAGAGCTCAGCATCGAGCTTGGTTAA
- a CDS encoding prenyltransferase/squalene oxidase repeat-containing protein: MIFGEPKMFVRQFVAVPVLVSLLVLPCLAGSTVGEIPPEDHREKIQQAISKSVPFLIQEGEGWIEKRGCVSCHQVPFMLWSLDEAAKRGGDVDQSRLDHWKDWATQIDHFINPKNKADRTEAEGAAANIDTMAQLLFILGEQTESEPPAWQQSFTQHLFDNRLPDGSWNACGQLPFQKRPKDETTQVTTMWTLIALLRNGNTDSLDLSDPFLSQLLTPKGTSTEWWVTRLLLAKELGRLDGPPTIDVTEARQLLLQFQQDDGGWGWKTSDPSDALATGMALYALSQAEVKEIGPAISRAQQFLIETQTESGSWDVHSTKGKHQHQITDTATYWGTAWAVIGLSSSLGEGDKYAEAPQRVKPQRISN; encoded by the coding sequence ATGATTTTCGGAGAGCCAAAGATGTTCGTCCGACAGTTCGTAGCTGTCCCGGTTCTTGTCTCCCTGCTCGTCTTGCCGTGCCTTGCTGGATCGACAGTTGGAGAAATTCCACCTGAAGATCATCGAGAGAAGATTCAACAGGCGATCTCAAAAAGCGTTCCATTCCTGATTCAGGAAGGCGAAGGATGGATTGAAAAACGCGGCTGCGTTTCGTGTCATCAAGTTCCATTCATGTTGTGGAGCCTTGATGAAGCAGCGAAGCGTGGCGGTGATGTCGATCAATCCAGGCTCGATCATTGGAAAGACTGGGCAACACAGATCGATCACTTCATCAATCCGAAGAACAAGGCAGATCGAACCGAAGCAGAAGGGGCTGCTGCGAACATCGACACGATGGCCCAACTCTTGTTCATTCTCGGCGAGCAAACTGAGAGTGAACCGCCTGCGTGGCAACAATCGTTTACTCAGCATCTGTTTGACAACCGGTTGCCCGACGGGTCCTGGAATGCTTGCGGCCAACTTCCGTTTCAGAAGCGACCGAAAGACGAGACCACACAGGTCACGACAATGTGGACGCTAATCGCGTTGCTCAGAAACGGAAACACCGACTCTCTCGATTTGTCTGACCCGTTCCTTTCGCAACTTCTCACACCAAAAGGAACCAGCACCGAATGGTGGGTCACTCGCTTATTGCTGGCTAAAGAACTCGGAAGACTCGACGGTCCCCCAACAATCGATGTCACCGAAGCCCGTCAACTGTTGCTTCAGTTTCAACAGGACGACGGCGGATGGGGATGGAAGACCAGTGATCCCAGCGACGCTCTCGCAACCGGTATGGCGCTCTATGCTCTCAGTCAAGCAGAAGTGAAAGAAATTGGTCCTGCCATTTCTCGTGCTCAACAATTCTTAATCGAGACGCAGACCGAGTCAGGATCGTGGGATGTCCACAGCACCAAGGGCAAGCACCAGCATCAAATCACCGACACAGCAACCTATTGGGGGACAGCCTGGGCTGTGATCGGGTTGAGTTCATCGCTTGGCGAAGGCGACAAATATGCCGAAGCTCCACAGCGGGTCAAGCCTCAGCGTATCTCGAACTAA
- a CDS encoding J domain-containing protein — protein MSRAPFDPYLVLKVRRNATSAEIRRQYKKLVVEHHPDRNPQQSSSDSFKAVVNAYKILNNPENRRKWDEQNSSQDTSSSNSSQRASRRRPSTSPEELNRQTEFTELFTTSFFHSSSPFSSNEESTWTQNVTLLVVVLIYGAMSLFNPNIFEEAGALFWGATTMGVLLIWLPDLGEDVCFGVFASPTLKILGWTVLFGFALFVWHATSAWEMMTGPTAL, from the coding sequence GTGTCGAGAGCGCCATTCGATCCCTATCTCGTACTCAAAGTCAGGCGAAATGCGACCTCTGCGGAGATTCGCAGGCAATACAAGAAACTGGTGGTCGAACATCATCCCGATCGAAACCCTCAGCAATCTTCCAGCGACTCTTTTAAGGCTGTCGTCAACGCTTACAAGATTCTGAACAATCCAGAAAACCGCCGAAAATGGGATGAGCAAAATTCGTCGCAGGACACTTCTTCATCAAATTCTTCACAACGGGCATCGCGTCGACGGCCGTCGACTTCTCCGGAGGAATTGAACCGGCAAACAGAGTTTACAGAACTGTTCACGACGAGTTTCTTCCATTCGAGTTCTCCGTTCAGCTCGAACGAAGAATCGACCTGGACTCAAAATGTGACACTGCTCGTTGTTGTACTGATTTACGGAGCAATGAGTCTATTTAACCCGAATATCTTTGAAGAGGCCGGCGCATTGTTCTGGGGGGCGACGACGATGGGTGTGTTGCTGATTTGGTTGCCAGACCTCGGGGAAGATGTCTGCTTTGGAGTTTTTGCTTCGCCCACTTTGAAGATTCTCGGTTGGACCGTGCTTTTCGGATTTGCGTTGTTTGTCTGGCACGCGACGTCAGCTTGGGAGATGATGACCGGTCCAACAGCCCTTTAA